Proteins encoded in a region of the Streptomyces sp. NBC_01471 genome:
- a CDS encoding ArsC/Spx/MgsR family protein, with translation MEIWINPACSKCRSAVALLDAEGASYTVRRYLEDVPGEDEIRAVLGRLGLEPWDITRTQEPDAKALGLKEWPRDAEARDRWITALAGHPKLIQRPVITADDGTAVVARTEEAVRDALGR, from the coding sequence ATGGAGATCTGGATCAATCCCGCGTGCTCGAAGTGCCGGAGCGCGGTGGCCCTGCTGGACGCGGAAGGTGCTTCGTACACCGTCCGCAGGTACCTGGAGGACGTGCCGGGTGAGGACGAGATCCGGGCGGTGCTCGGCCGGCTCGGGCTCGAACCGTGGGACATCACCCGGACCCAGGAGCCGGACGCGAAGGCGCTCGGGCTGAAGGAGTGGCCGCGCGACGCTGAGGCGCGGGACCGGTGGATCACCGCGCTCGCCGGGCATCCGAAGCTGATCCAGCGGCCCGTCATCACGGCGGACGACGGCACGGCGGTGGTGGCGCGTACGGAGGAAGCCGTACGGGACGCTCTCGGACGGTGA
- a CDS encoding putative protein N(5)-glutamine methyltransferase yields the protein MPVPPSHQSPPSHQSPLSHQSPLSHQLPLPLSAVVTRLRAAGCVFAEDEAELLVSASCDSAELAAMVDRRVAGLPLEHVLGWAEFCGLRIAVDAGVFVPRRRTEFLVEQAVALAPPRAVVVDLCCGSGALGAALASALDGAELHAADVDPAAVRCARRNVGGAGGRVYEGDLYGPLPRSLRGRVDILLANVPYVPTEEIELLPAEARVHEARLALDGGADGLDVLRRVTAAALPWLAPGGHLLFETSERQAPAAVRTVTRDGLSARVAGCAERYATVVIGTRETGSREIGTREIGTSGAR from the coding sequence ATGCCGGTCCCACCGTCACATCAGTCACCACCGTCACATCAGTCACCGCTGTCACACCAGTCACCGCTGTCACACCAATTGCCTCTGCCGCTCTCCGCCGTCGTCACCCGGCTGCGGGCCGCGGGCTGTGTCTTCGCCGAGGACGAGGCGGAGCTCCTTGTCTCCGCCTCGTGCGACTCCGCCGAGCTGGCCGCCATGGTCGACCGCCGTGTCGCGGGTCTCCCGCTCGAACACGTGCTGGGCTGGGCCGAGTTCTGCGGCCTGCGCATCGCTGTGGACGCCGGTGTCTTCGTACCCCGCCGGCGCACCGAGTTCCTGGTCGAGCAGGCCGTCGCCCTCGCTCCGCCGCGGGCCGTCGTGGTCGACCTGTGCTGCGGCTCCGGGGCCCTGGGCGCCGCGCTCGCCTCCGCGCTGGACGGAGCCGAGCTGCACGCGGCCGATGTCGACCCCGCCGCGGTGCGCTGCGCCCGCCGCAACGTCGGCGGTGCCGGGGGGCGGGTGTACGAGGGCGATCTGTACGGCCCGCTGCCGCGATCACTGCGCGGACGCGTCGACATCCTGCTGGCCAATGTGCCGTACGTCCCCACCGAGGAGATCGAACTGCTGCCCGCCGAGGCCCGGGTGCACGAGGCGCGCCTCGCGCTCGACGGTGGTGCGGACGGCCTCGACGTACTGCGGCGGGTCACCGCGGCCGCGCTGCCCTGGCTGGCGCCGGGCGGGCACCTGCTGTTCGAGACGAGTGAACGGCAGGCGCCCGCGGCCGTACGGACGGTCACCCGGGACGGGTTGTCCGCGCGGGTGGCCGGCTGCGCGGAGCGGTACGCCACGGTGGTCATCGGAACGCGCGAGACCGGCTCACGCGAGATCGGGACCCGCGAGATCGGGACCAGCGGCGCCCGCTGA
- a CDS encoding alpha-amylase family protein codes for MRNRLIGVSMAGVMAAGGLLALTPWQAQAAPPGDRTVTATLFERPYTDVGKICTDSLGPAGYGYVEVSPATEHIAGPQWWTSYQPVSYRIAGRLGDADAFQSMVSACHAAGVKVIADAVINHMSSGSGTGTGGTQYSKYTYPGTYGDADFHTCRKDITDYTNRENVQTCELVGLADLDTGSDYVRSTIAAYLTGLRKTGVDGFRIDAAKHMAAADMQGIKSKMADPGFWVSEVIYGSGEAVQPEEYTGLGDVDEFRYGTHLKSAFQGGDLGGLQNVSDGKLAGDKATTFVDNWDTERNGSTLSYKDGDTYKLANAFMLAHPYGSPNVFSGYEWSDKDAGPPSGSDGWTNMHADPEITGMVGFHNAVGDAAVTDWWSQGSAIAFGRGAKGFVALNNGDGDLQQTFATSLPGGTYCNVAKATPDNCAGNTVTVGDDGKVTATVPAKGVLALDTAATS; via the coding sequence ATGCGCAACCGTCTGATCGGCGTGTCCATGGCCGGGGTCATGGCTGCCGGCGGTCTGCTCGCCCTCACCCCCTGGCAGGCGCAGGCCGCGCCTCCCGGCGACCGGACCGTCACCGCAACCCTCTTCGAGCGTCCGTACACGGACGTCGGCAAGATCTGCACGGACTCGCTCGGCCCGGCCGGTTACGGGTACGTCGAGGTGTCACCCGCCACCGAGCACATCGCCGGGCCGCAGTGGTGGACCTCGTACCAGCCCGTGAGTTACCGGATCGCCGGACGCCTCGGGGACGCGGACGCGTTCCAGTCCATGGTGAGCGCGTGCCACGCGGCGGGTGTCAAGGTGATCGCCGACGCGGTGATCAACCACATGTCGTCCGGTTCCGGCACCGGGACCGGCGGCACGCAGTACAGCAAGTACACCTACCCGGGGACCTACGGCGACGCGGATTTCCACACCTGCCGCAAGGACATCACCGACTACACCAACCGTGAGAACGTCCAGACCTGCGAACTGGTCGGGCTGGCCGACCTCGACACAGGCAGCGACTACGTGCGGTCCACCATCGCGGCCTACCTCACCGGACTGCGGAAGACGGGCGTCGACGGGTTCCGTATCGACGCGGCGAAGCACATGGCCGCCGCCGACATGCAGGGCATCAAGAGCAAGATGGCCGACCCCGGGTTCTGGGTCTCCGAGGTCATCTACGGCAGCGGCGAGGCGGTGCAGCCCGAGGAGTACACGGGTCTCGGCGACGTCGACGAGTTCCGCTACGGCACCCACCTCAAGAGCGCCTTCCAGGGAGGCGACCTCGGCGGTCTGCAGAACGTCTCCGACGGAAAGCTGGCCGGCGACAAGGCCACCACGTTCGTCGACAACTGGGACACCGAGCGCAACGGTTCGACACTCAGCTACAAGGACGGCGACACCTACAAGCTCGCCAACGCCTTCATGCTGGCGCACCCCTACGGCTCGCCGAACGTCTTCTCCGGCTACGAGTGGTCCGACAAGGACGCGGGACCGCCCAGCGGCAGCGACGGCTGGACCAATATGCACGCCGACCCCGAGATCACCGGAATGGTCGGATTCCACAACGCCGTTGGCGACGCGGCAGTCACCGACTGGTGGTCGCAGGGCAGCGCCATCGCCTTCGGACGCGGCGCCAAGGGCTTCGTCGCCCTCAACAACGGTGACGGCGACCTCCAGCAGACGTTCGCCACGTCACTGCCCGGCGGCACGTACTGCAACGTCGCCAAGGCGACACCGGACAACTGCGCGGGCAACACCGTGACGGTCGGCGACGACGGCAAGGTCACCGCGACGGTCCCGGCCAAGGGCGTGCTCGCCCTGGACACCGCCGCCACGTCGTAG
- a CDS encoding (2Fe-2S)-binding protein: MTEASAVLAQLESVGPYFTVQHGERPDPEGFRTLSDLYGTDGADAPDGDGTGGPLGAYVRLYARRMGTDQLRVAASTLQLGLASRLWSVALGAAVLAGRLPDLAPDRLRVRLTGEGPLELWLPEPVLAPQGPQQDHPAGAVVAAVGLAHLRPFHTVLRARYGLSPHTLRGNAASALVGAVRVLNGRRPDAEARTTSLAAAVLESEPLAGSGDFIVEEGLGFAFLRNNCCLYYRIPGGGLCGDCVLRHPPNSRPAR, from the coding sequence GTGACTGAAGCCTCCGCCGTACTCGCCCAACTGGAGTCCGTAGGGCCGTACTTCACCGTTCAACACGGCGAGCGGCCCGATCCGGAAGGGTTCAGGACCCTGTCGGATCTGTACGGAACGGACGGCGCCGACGCCCCCGACGGCGACGGCACGGGCGGTCCGCTCGGTGCGTATGTGCGGCTGTACGCCCGGCGGATGGGGACCGACCAGCTCCGGGTGGCCGCTTCCACCCTTCAGCTGGGTCTCGCCTCCCGCCTCTGGTCGGTCGCGCTCGGCGCGGCCGTTCTCGCCGGGCGCCTGCCGGACCTGGCCCCGGACCGGCTGCGGGTGCGTCTCACCGGCGAGGGGCCGCTCGAACTGTGGCTGCCCGAACCGGTACTCGCACCGCAGGGGCCACAGCAGGACCACCCGGCCGGTGCCGTAGTCGCGGCGGTGGGCCTCGCCCATCTGCGGCCGTTCCACACGGTCCTGCGGGCCCGGTATGGCCTCTCGCCGCACACGCTGCGGGGCAACGCAGCGTCCGCCCTGGTCGGAGCGGTGCGCGTACTGAACGGCAGGCGGCCCGACGCCGAGGCGCGGACCACCTCGCTGGCGGCTGCCGTGCTGGAGAGCGAACCCCTCGCCGGCAGCGGCGATTTCATCGTCGAGGAGGGGCTGGGCTTCGCGTTCCTGCGCAACAACTGCTGCCTCTACTACCGGATTCCGGGCGGCGGCCTCTGCGGCGACTGTGTCCTGCGGCATCCGCCCAACAGCCGGCCCGCCCGGTAG
- a CDS encoding Fpg/Nei family DNA glycosylase — translation MPELPEVESLTRFLGEHVVGRTVARVHPVAVHALKTYDPPLTVLEGQSFDSVTRHGKFLDLGIGGVHLVMHLARAGWVRWSDRLPDAPPRPGKGPLALRVRLTEPEGAGFDVTEAGTQKRLAVYVVRDPLEVPGIARLGPDPLADSFTPAAFTGLLEGERRQIKGVLRDQSVIAGIGNAYSDEILHAARMSPFRLAAKLSEEEVAVLYATIGTTLGEAVERSRGLALRNLKAEKKSGLRVHGRAGEPCPVCGDTIREVSFADSSMQYCPTCQTGGRILADRRMSRLLK, via the coding sequence ATGCCTGAATTGCCGGAGGTCGAGTCCCTCACCCGGTTCCTGGGCGAGCACGTCGTCGGCCGCACCGTCGCCCGTGTCCACCCGGTGGCCGTCCACGCGCTCAAGACCTACGACCCGCCCCTCACCGTGCTCGAAGGGCAATCGTTCGACAGTGTGACCAGGCACGGCAAGTTCCTCGACCTCGGGATCGGCGGAGTGCATCTGGTCATGCATCTCGCCAGGGCGGGCTGGGTCCGCTGGAGCGACCGTCTGCCGGACGCGCCACCCCGCCCGGGCAAGGGCCCGCTGGCGCTCCGTGTCCGGCTGACCGAGCCCGAGGGCGCGGGGTTCGACGTCACCGAGGCCGGTACCCAGAAGCGGCTGGCGGTCTACGTCGTCCGGGATCCGCTGGAGGTGCCCGGCATCGCCCGCCTGGGGCCCGACCCCCTCGCCGACTCCTTCACGCCGGCCGCCTTCACCGGCCTGCTGGAGGGAGAGCGCCGCCAGATCAAGGGCGTGCTGCGCGACCAGAGTGTGATCGCCGGGATCGGCAACGCGTACTCGGACGAGATCCTGCACGCCGCCCGGATGTCGCCGTTCCGGCTGGCCGCCAAGCTCTCCGAGGAGGAGGTGGCCGTGCTGTACGCGACGATCGGGACGACGCTCGGCGAGGCGGTCGAACGGTCCCGGGGGCTGGCCCTGCGCAATCTCAAGGCGGAGAAGAAGAGCGGGCTGCGCGTGCACGGGCGCGCGGGAGAGCCGTGCCCCGTCTGCGGGGACACGATCCGCGAGGTCTCCTTCGCGGACTCCTCGATGCAGTACTGCCCCACCTGCCAGACAGGCGGCAGAATCCTGGCGGACCGGCGGATGTCGCGGCTGCTGAAGTAG
- a CDS encoding nuclear transport factor 2 family protein yields MSVHETAVARYFEAWNAAGRPGEIAKAVAAAWSEDGSYTDPVADVTGHEGIAAVIAAAGVQFPGFEFRQTGTVDGHHGIARFGWELVSLADGSAPVAGSDVIALAEDGRIRTVYGFLDRVPAA; encoded by the coding sequence ATGTCTGTGCACGAGACCGCTGTCGCCCGTTACTTCGAGGCGTGGAACGCCGCCGGGCGCCCCGGGGAGATCGCCAAGGCCGTGGCCGCCGCCTGGAGTGAGGACGGCAGCTATACCGACCCGGTGGCCGACGTCACCGGGCACGAGGGCATCGCGGCCGTGATCGCGGCGGCCGGAGTACAGTTCCCCGGCTTCGAGTTCCGGCAGACCGGGACCGTCGACGGCCACCACGGCATCGCCCGCTTCGGCTGGGAGCTGGTGTCCCTCGCCGACGGCTCGGCGCCCGTCGCCGGGTCCGATGTGATCGCGCTCGCCGAGGACGGCCGCATCCGTACGGTGTACGGCTTCCTGGACCGCGTTCCCGCCGCCTGA
- a CDS encoding nucleotidyltransferase domain-containing protein: MTTEQIPAGGVVVAPDEIDARWAACWHPRDVAARLTGVTAPWYVAAGWALDLFRGEQSREHDDIEIAVPAARFPEIRARLTGGPEAGARFEFDAVGSGHIWEAAPAEVLAVTHQTWLRDRATGTYLLDVFREPHDGDVWICRRDPAIRLPYTSVIRRTASGIPYLAPELVLLFKAARTRPKDQRDFAATLPLLSAAERAALAGFLARAHPGHGWLTALR; the protein is encoded by the coding sequence GTGACGACCGAACAGATTCCCGCCGGTGGCGTCGTGGTGGCTCCCGACGAGATCGACGCACGGTGGGCGGCCTGCTGGCACCCCCGGGACGTGGCCGCGCGTCTCACCGGGGTCACCGCGCCCTGGTACGTCGCGGCGGGCTGGGCGCTGGACCTGTTCCGGGGTGAGCAGAGCCGGGAGCACGACGACATCGAAATCGCGGTCCCGGCGGCCCGCTTCCCCGAGATCCGCGCCCGCCTCACCGGCGGGCCGGAGGCCGGAGCCCGTTTCGAGTTCGACGCGGTGGGGTCCGGGCACATCTGGGAAGCCGCCCCGGCCGAGGTTCTGGCCGTGACGCATCAGACCTGGCTGCGGGACCGGGCCACCGGGACATACCTGCTCGACGTCTTCCGAGAGCCCCACGACGGGGACGTCTGGATCTGCCGCCGCGATCCGGCGATCCGGCTGCCGTACACCTCGGTCATCCGGCGGACGGCGAGTGGTATCCCGTACCTCGCACCGGAGTTGGTGCTGCTCTTCAAGGCCGCGCGCACCCGTCCCAAGGACCAGCGGGACTTCGCCGCCACGCTCCCCCTGCTGTCCGCCGCCGAACGGGCCGCGCTGGCCGGGTTCCTGGCCCGGGCACACCCGGGGCACGGCTGGCTGACGGCGCTGCGGTAG
- a CDS encoding N-acetylmuramoyl-L-alanine amidase, translated as MHKRKGKRWLPAAVLSGALAAGAFAFLPAIAQAGNEDDAKQPSAQADFTAAAAEFKVPVSVLQGVAHEESGWQQHTGYSNTGGWGLMNLTDVTSEMVADGSAGASGRSDLTSFTGHPELHTLRAAAKLTGIPADQLQHNQKDNIRGGAALLASYQKQLTGSTSADPSQWTAAIAKYSRMSDRKAATSYVHDVFATIASGARQDAKAAAGSKTAGSKTATGSKAAAAPAGHTAAVTMRAVPSAKPVTGQLTKLRLKDTASPQAECPQSMNCQFVAADPSNGQVSDRPANGIKITQIIIHTTEGAYDDAIKTFQTPGGASAQYVMRSSDGAVTQMVANKDVAFGDGNYDSNLHAVQIEHEGFSAHGADWYTTAAYEQTAELVKYLAARYDIPLDRQHILGHDNVPGPSDATLSGMHWDPADGWDWTRFMQLIGAPFDLGAHGVGPVGSAVTITPGFSENKQTYTVCPADDPTGEVTTCTPVTTPSSALFVRSAPSDDAPLILDPVVHPDAGAKGGTDSVSDWSVTVQAGQQFVVAGQQGDWTAIWYDGQKGWIHNPGGSNTSPAPGARIIKPAGTTAAPVYGTAYPDASEYPSGLSPSKQAPLTAKNYSIPVGQAYVADQPPLGSADFFPTGGKVVTGAKHYYTVQFNHRYILVNSADVTETPTARH; from the coding sequence TTGCACAAGAGAAAAGGGAAGCGCTGGCTACCGGCGGCCGTCCTCAGCGGCGCCCTGGCCGCAGGAGCCTTTGCTTTCCTGCCTGCCATCGCCCAGGCGGGAAACGAGGACGACGCGAAGCAGCCGTCCGCACAGGCCGACTTCACGGCCGCCGCTGCGGAGTTCAAGGTTCCGGTCTCCGTCCTCCAGGGCGTGGCGCACGAGGAATCCGGCTGGCAGCAGCACACCGGCTACAGCAACACCGGTGGCTGGGGCCTGATGAACCTCACTGATGTGACATCGGAGATGGTGGCGGACGGTTCGGCCGGCGCATCCGGCCGCTCCGACCTCACGTCGTTCACCGGCCACCCCGAACTGCACACCCTGCGGGCGGCGGCGAAGCTGACCGGCATTCCGGCGGACCAGCTCCAGCACAACCAGAAGGACAACATCCGGGGCGGGGCCGCCCTGCTCGCCTCGTACCAGAAGCAGCTCACCGGCAGCACGTCCGCCGACCCGTCGCAGTGGACCGCGGCGATCGCCAAGTACAGCCGGATGTCGGACCGGAAGGCGGCGACGTCGTACGTCCATGACGTGTTCGCCACCATCGCGTCGGGCGCCAGGCAGGACGCCAAGGCCGCTGCCGGATCGAAGACTGCCGGATCGAAGACTGCCACCGGATCGAAGGCCGCCGCAGCACCCGCCGGGCACACCGCCGCGGTCACGATGCGGGCCGTGCCGTCGGCGAAGCCGGTCACCGGCCAGCTGACCAAGCTCCGGCTCAAGGACACCGCGTCCCCGCAGGCCGAGTGCCCGCAGTCGATGAACTGCCAGTTCGTCGCCGCGGACCCGTCCAACGGCCAGGTGTCCGACCGCCCCGCCAACGGCATAAAGATCACCCAGATCATCATCCACACCACGGAGGGTGCGTACGACGACGCGATCAAGACCTTCCAGACCCCGGGCGGCGCCTCGGCGCAGTACGTGATGCGGTCGTCGGACGGTGCGGTCACCCAGATGGTGGCCAACAAGGACGTCGCGTTCGGTGACGGCAACTACGACAGCAACCTGCACGCGGTCCAGATCGAGCACGAGGGCTTCTCGGCACACGGCGCGGACTGGTACACGACGGCCGCCTACGAGCAGACGGCCGAGCTGGTGAAGTACCTGGCCGCCCGGTACGACATCCCGCTCGACCGGCAGCACATCCTCGGCCACGACAACGTGCCCGGTCCGTCGGACGCCACCCTGTCCGGCATGCACTGGGACCCGGCCGACGGCTGGGACTGGACGCGCTTCATGCAGCTGATCGGCGCCCCGTTCGACCTCGGCGCCCACGGTGTGGGCCCGGTCGGGTCCGCCGTGACCATCACCCCCGGATTCAGCGAGAACAAGCAGACGTACACGGTCTGCCCCGCTGACGACCCGACGGGTGAGGTGACCACCTGCACACCGGTGACCACGCCGTCGAGTGCCCTGTTCGTACGCAGCGCACCGAGCGACGACGCCCCGCTGATCCTCGACCCGGTCGTCCACCCGGACGCCGGGGCCAAGGGCGGCACCGACAGCGTCAGCGACTGGAGCGTCACGGTCCAGGCCGGGCAGCAGTTCGTCGTCGCCGGACAGCAGGGTGACTGGACGGCGATCTGGTACGACGGCCAGAAGGGCTGGATCCACAACCCCGGCGGCAGCAACACCTCGCCCGCCCCGGGCGCACGGATCATCAAGCCGGCCGGCACCACCGCCGCCCCGGTGTACGGCACGGCGTACCCGGACGCGTCCGAGTACCCGTCCGGCCTCTCCCCGTCCAAGCAGGCTCCGCTGACGGCGAAGAACTACTCGATCCCGGTCGGCCAGGCCTATGTGGCCGACCAGCCGCCGCTCGGCAGCGCGGACTTCTTCCCGACGGGCGGGAAGGTGGTCACCGGGGCCAAGCACTACTACACGGTCCAGTTCAACCACCGGTACATCCTGGTCAACTCGGCGGACGTCACGGAAACCCCGACGGCACGCCACTGA
- a CDS encoding response regulator — MTEREPFSVLVVDDDFRVAGIHASLVDGVPGFRTATTANSVGAALRAASDWPVDLALIDLYLPDGSGIDLLRGLECDAFVLSAAAEGAMVRRAVSAGALAYLVKPFTPELLAEKLRGYARFRQLTDAEIVDQGAVESAYAALRSPSGSRTARPAARTVTGDAVLSAVRGSASPLSAGEVGALIGVSRATAQRYLAGLVTSGLLKMKLRYGATGRPEQEYRIP, encoded by the coding sequence ATGACCGAACGTGAGCCGTTCTCCGTCCTGGTCGTCGACGACGACTTCCGGGTGGCCGGGATCCACGCGTCGCTGGTGGACGGCGTACCCGGTTTCCGGACCGCCACCACGGCGAACTCGGTCGGGGCCGCGCTTCGGGCCGCCTCCGACTGGCCCGTGGACCTGGCCCTGATCGACCTCTATCTGCCCGATGGTTCCGGCATCGACCTGCTGCGCGGTCTGGAGTGCGACGCCTTCGTCCTGAGCGCGGCCGCCGAGGGAGCGATGGTGCGGCGCGCGGTGTCGGCGGGAGCACTCGCCTATCTGGTCAAGCCGTTCACGCCGGAGCTGCTGGCCGAGAAGCTGCGCGGCTACGCCCGCTTCCGCCAGCTGACCGATGCGGAGATCGTCGACCAGGGCGCGGTCGAGAGTGCGTACGCGGCGCTGCGGAGTCCGTCCGGCAGCCGTACGGCCCGTCCCGCTGCCCGCACGGTGACCGGCGACGCGGTGCTCTCGGCGGTACGGGGTTCGGCGTCCCCGCTGTCGGCGGGAGAGGTCGGGGCACTCATCGGCGTCTCGCGCGCCACGGCGCAGCGCTACCTGGCCGGACTGGTCACGAGCGGGCTGCTGAAGATGAAGCTGCGCTACGGGGCGACCGGGCGCCCCGAGCAGGAGTACCGGATTCCGTGA
- a CDS encoding ATP-binding protein — MRFFEPAGRWASVRRSSHGLSSARLRGRGRPGLGLGLRLRLRTQVLLLQCAVVAVTLATAFGAFAYSNEHRLVHEYQLRALAVARTVAAQPAVRRGAAQYSAANTRPGGGAASTPRGTLAAGPVQTAAEAARTRTGSLFVVVTDDRGIRLAHPERSQLGRVVSTDPSGALSGHEVLARDRAHLGDEVVAKVPVYAPGSHRVVGEANAGVAVSDVRAQLVRVLLGGLGWLVVALLLGVGASALLARRWKRLTLGLEPEELAGLVQEQEAVLHGIGEGVLAVDNGGTVTVVNDEARRLLATPARPGRPLDSLGLTPRVLDTIRTPVGGPVMAAVGERVLVLSARAVERGGQDLGTLLTVQDRTDVESLTRQLDAVQAMSSALRAQRHEFANRLHVISALVHGGHLAETTEYIGTLLGTGPLGEALPGVDAVRDSYVRAFLAAKAAQARESGVTLVIGGATWADGTVTAPVDVTTVFGNLVDNAIDAARQGARSPALVEVELMTEGTALLITVADNGDGVPREPGGAAFDDVFREGMSTKDHTSAVGGRGIGLALARQIARARGGDVHLAERGGPPPWPSGPDAGPDAGPDAGPDAGCGAPPGPDDTGPDDSGPDDTGPGDAGPDDSGAEQGRVSGGAVFVARLPGVMESGVTGSGAVGPGAEDEDEDGQTDDRT, encoded by the coding sequence GTGAGATTCTTCGAACCGGCCGGCCGGTGGGCGTCCGTGCGCCGGTCCTCCCACGGGCTGTCCTCCGCGCGCCTGCGGGGACGCGGGCGGCCGGGACTGGGACTGGGACTGCGGCTGCGGCTGCGGACCCAGGTTCTGCTGCTGCAGTGCGCGGTCGTCGCGGTGACCCTGGCGACGGCGTTCGGCGCCTTCGCGTACTCCAACGAGCACCGGCTCGTGCACGAGTACCAGCTGCGCGCGCTCGCGGTGGCCCGTACCGTCGCCGCTCAGCCCGCCGTCCGGCGCGGCGCGGCGCAGTACTCGGCGGCCAACACCCGGCCCGGCGGCGGGGCCGCGAGCACGCCGCGGGGGACGCTCGCCGCCGGGCCGGTCCAGACGGCGGCCGAGGCGGCCCGTACGCGGACGGGTTCGCTGTTCGTGGTGGTCACCGACGACCGGGGCATCAGACTGGCGCACCCGGAGCGGTCCCAGCTGGGCAGAGTGGTGAGCACCGACCCCAGCGGTGCGCTCTCCGGCCATGAGGTGCTGGCGCGGGACCGTGCGCATCTCGGTGACGAGGTGGTCGCGAAGGTCCCGGTGTACGCACCCGGCTCGCACCGGGTGGTCGGGGAGGCCAACGCGGGTGTGGCCGTCTCCGACGTGCGGGCGCAGCTGGTCCGCGTACTGCTGGGCGGTCTCGGCTGGCTGGTCGTCGCCCTGCTGCTCGGTGTCGGGGCTTCGGCTCTGCTGGCCCGCCGCTGGAAACGGCTGACGCTCGGCCTCGAACCGGAGGAGCTGGCCGGTCTGGTGCAGGAGCAGGAGGCCGTCCTGCACGGGATCGGCGAAGGGGTCCTCGCCGTCGACAACGGCGGGACAGTCACCGTGGTCAACGACGAGGCGCGCCGCCTGCTGGCGACCCCGGCCCGGCCCGGACGGCCCCTGGACTCACTGGGACTGACACCGCGGGTGCTGGACACGATCCGTACGCCCGTCGGCGGGCCGGTCATGGCGGCGGTCGGCGAACGCGTCCTGGTGCTCTCGGCACGCGCGGTCGAACGCGGCGGGCAGGATCTCGGCACGCTGCTGACCGTGCAGGACCGCACCGACGTCGAGTCACTGACCCGGCAGCTCGACGCGGTCCAGGCGATGAGTTCGGCGCTGCGTGCCCAGCGCCATGAGTTCGCCAACCGGCTGCATGTGATCTCCGCGCTGGTCCACGGCGGGCACCTCGCGGAGACGACCGAGTACATCGGCACGCTGCTCGGCACGGGCCCGCTGGGTGAGGCCCTGCCCGGTGTCGACGCGGTCCGCGACTCCTACGTACGGGCCTTCCTGGCCGCGAAGGCCGCCCAGGCGCGGGAGAGCGGGGTGACGCTGGTGATCGGCGGGGCGACCTGGGCCGACGGGACCGTGACGGCGCCGGTCGATGTCACCACCGTGTTCGGGAACCTTGTCGACAATGCGATCGATGCCGCCCGGCAGGGGGCCCGCTCCCCCGCCCTGGTCGAGGTCGAGCTGATGACCGAGGGCACCGCCCTCCTCATCACTGTGGCCGACAACGGCGACGGCGTGCCGCGTGAACCGGGCGGCGCCGCGTTCGACGACGTGTTCCGCGAGGGCATGTCGACGAAGGACCACACGTCGGCCGTCGGCGGCCGGGGCATCGGGCTGGCGCTGGCGCGGCAGATCGCGCGGGCCAGGGGTGGCGACGTCCATCTCGCGGAGCGCGGCGGGCCGCCTCCCTGGCCGTCCGGGCCGGATGCCGGGCCGGATGCCGGGCCGGATGCCGGGCCGGATGCCGGGTGCGGTGCCCCGCCCGGACCGGACGACACCGGACCGGATGACAGTGGACCGGACGACACCGGACCGGGCGACGCAGGACCGGACGACAGCGGGGCCGAGCAGGGACGGGTCTCCGGCGGTGCCGTGTTCGTGGCCCGGCTGCCGGGAGTCATGGAGTCAGGAGTGACCGGGTCCGGAGCGGTCGGGCCCGGAGCCGAGGACGAGGACGAGGATGGGCAGACCGATGACCGAACGTGA